AGGAATATGATCTTGAAAAATGTTCTAAAGATGTAACTTTCTGCTGTTGAAAGGACAACGACGCCCAAGATAGTTGATAAACCTCCCTGTAAAATGGGGTAACCCAATGAATGCAAAGCATCTGCTACTCTACTGTTAGCTTTTGGGCTACCATTAGAAACATAAGCGTATGAAATGTGAGCTGAAAAGTCAACCGAGAACCCAATACATATAACAAGGTTGATCATTGATATAGAATCCAGGTTTACCTGCCAGTAAGCCATGAAACCAGTGACACCAACAATGATGGAGGCGATTGCAAAAGTCACCCAGAGTACACAAAGTGGGTTTGGAATTAAAAGTATTGAGATAACAAAcatagcagcagcagcaacaaggaTATTTTGTACAGTGTTCTGGACAATAACTGCGTATtggtcaaaatatataaatatcggGTTATATACCAGTACTGGAACTTCACAGGACTTAGCTATTTCACGGAGTTGGTTTAACATATCTTTCTCATCAACTGCGGTAATTACATTAACAGTCTGGATGAAAAAACGAGAGGCTTTTATGGTGTTTGAGTTAATATATAGATCTTGTTCATAGTTTGGGAAAGCCCTGAATAACTCAGTTAAATTTGCAATGAAATCATTTTTGTCATCTATACCCGGTTTAAATTTTTCGTAGACTCTCAACCATGATTCAGAAAAACTTTTGTTGACAAATGAGTTATTTTCAAATGCCTCCATGCAAGTTTCTATTTTACTACGAACGCTAGAATCCCAATATGAGGTTTCTTCTGTAATGGCAACCATAACTCTTGGACCGAATATTGAAAAGTATGCATCTTCTTTATCATAAAATGGAATTACATAAGAACTGTCGGTGGCCAAATTGCGTAAATCAATTCCTTCCTGCACTTGAAAACAGCCATACAGGCTGCTGGCTACATACACAAAATACAATGCTATAATGAACGCCTTGGTCCAGATGTTTGTAATGAAAGGTCCATACTTATTACGGAAAAAGCCAGTAACTGGATGTTCTATCTCTTTACTTGTCTCCCTGTCATATTCTCCCCCAACACAACATGCTCTGTATAGAGAaaacccctcaccatcaccaggTTTCTTTACCTTTATGCAAGTAAACCAATGCCTATTACTCTCTTCTCGTCTGCCATGGAGAGACAAGAAAGCTCCAAAACAGGTTATGTTatagataaaacaaaacaatatggcAGTTCCAGTATAAATACAGAAGGACTGCACTGAGCCAAAAGTTGTCATAATTCCTATGTAAAATGCAAGGACATCTGTGAGAGTTGTTATAGTGATGGACACCGCGGCTTCTTTATATGTGTTCGCCATTCGTTTTTCAACCGAACTCATAACGTCTGTCTGCTGCCAGCTTGAAATCATGATGAACATATCATCCACCCCAACACCTATACAAATAAATCAAAACAGCCGAGTAAAGAATAAAGAGAGTGACAGAATGGCTATCTATATACTAGCTCAACGTTTTAttcatttaccgtatttttcgctccataagacgcactttttttcccctcaaaagtgaggggaaatgtctgtgcgtcttatggagcgaatatgaagctttacttacctgtcttgcagcgttggccggcagcacagggcgcaccgcggtagtggaacttgaatttcatgttccggtttccggcgggactgaaaggaagtgtgcacaagctgagtgcgcacttcctttcagtcccgccggaaaccggaacatgaaattcaagttccagtaccgcggtgcgccctgtgctgccggccaacgctacaagacaggtaagtaattatgggacaaggggagggggacagtatgggagagaagaatatggggagggggatgaagtctatggggaggggggggatgaagtctatggggaggggggggatgaagactatggggagggggggatgaagtctatcgggagggggggagatgaagtctatggggagggggggagatgaagactatggggagggggtggatgaagactatggggagggggtggatgaagtctatggggagggggtggatgaagtctatggggaaggggtgggtgaagactatggggaggggtgagtgaagactatgggagagaggagaagactatgggagggggggacactatgggacaggggagaaaaaaaatattctgtagaaactgtcccatagtaagaaacactatgggacagtttgttcagaatattttttttctgggtctcttcctctaaaaactaggtgcgtcttatggtgaggtgcgtcttatggagcgaaaaatacggttgttaaaaaaaagtttattattttttatcatatgTACAAAAGAAATACGCTAGTTTCCAGAACATTTTTGAAGACCAGAGAAaagattttattgttatttatggaaaATGTTTAACAACTACACATATTGCTGCTGTAGATATAATAGGAGGAGaaagtaatactgatataatgaaaaatacaaaatagatatTAACCATAGCAAAATATTTGCAATACACATGTAAATGGCATCAGAAGAGCAACCCAAGATGCTTGACTTCACTCTTGGTTACTCCAAGAATCAAGGCCATTTTAGAATTGGTCATGGTgtcctgggagggaggggggtgtataaccaggggcggactgagaaccctcagggcccccgggcaaaataaatcaagggcccccttacaggccccacccatactccgcagcaagcgccacccatgtcccgcctccatgcatcgccccagccacaccctacacaatctttagacacaaggaacaaaagtgcaataatcccttcgaggccccagtagagactacaattgagggctaatgggccatggaggggggtctttctagcagaggctatctcagtgtcctttagagagtgtgttaaaaagaatttcctccaggtcccattagagactacaatggagtctaatggggcctggaggggggtctctccaacactctggttcctattcacaatatagcaacacaacatagcttgctgatacctaggccaagttagctcctcttaccttaattactgttgctggctggcagtctgtgggcttgctgaaaggctgtgggcttactggctgcggctggcaggctgtgggcttgctggcaggctgtgggcttgctggctactgccggcaggctgtgggcttgctggctgtggctggcaggctgatggcttgctggctgcggctggcaggctgttggcttgctggctgtggcttgctggccgCGGTTGGCAGActgcgggcttgctggctgtaagcctaactggtggcctgtgggctggctggccggcctgtgggctggctggctggccggcctgtgggctggctggcttgctggctactggggcacttgtagattatttaaagaaataattcatgcacaataaccactactgctctgtgtagtcgttatggtgccaggagggccggacccccctttcagagtaagtagtcaaaccgtttaagaacagtttgacaacttacctggggtctgctgggatatgaggctgtagtagggtataggagcagtggtgcaatgtgtaaggggtgcagtgtgtgtgagggggtgcagtgtgtgaatgtgtagggtgtgtggggcaatgtgtgtatgagggggctgtgtatgtgtgtggcaatgttagtattggggtgctgtgtgtgtatgggtgggcagtgtatgtgtgtgtgtggcaatgtgtgtaaatgtgtatggtgtgtgtgggtgtatggtgggcagtgtgtgaatgtgtatggtgtgtgggggcagtgtgtttatggggctagagttcactctcaccactgcgaccaccaggaatccctggtggtcacagtgttgagagtgaactctagcccgtagctccagggctagagtttactctcgcaagagccgtaacgttgccgtggtaaccgcggcaacgatctgtgctcgtgcaagaaggacccagaggagctgcaggctgagctcccgggtcctctcttcctccctcccctgccggctgcccgcacggtgcctgcggacaggagagggggcaatagccctcctcttactccccccctccccctcttcttacccccctcttcttactcccccctcactctcttcttactaccccctcccccccttcttactcccacctattcttactcctccctcttcctactcccctccccctcttcttacccccctcttcttaccccctccctctcttcttacccccttctctctcttcttacaccctccctctcttctcctaacccccctctctcttcatacgcccctccctctctcttcctacccccctccctctctcttctttcccccctccctcttcttacccccc
The nucleotide sequence above comes from Pelobates fuscus isolate aPelFus1 chromosome 4, aPelFus1.pri, whole genome shotgun sequence. Encoded proteins:
- the LOC134609474 gene encoding patched domain-containing protein 3-like, whose product is MVGCRTNCIERPLSQGFQQLGIIVARYPWWFLCIPFIISAGLGAGFYFLPQRQANNIEKQFTPIGGPAKTERDFIKKHFPTNDSGHFSPQRLYTEGSFVSLIAVSLSDNILHVNAFRELLLLDEMVRSLNITRSEQGHNVNLSFQQLCAEVQGPRCFPPNPLVAAVQDNPDQIEILNVTYPLFQNGTFLGMYVGGVTLGPEHTVQKALAIRLVYYIREDSDQDRHNSLLWINHFITSIPLKINNLKLKHIQVSYYTSVSMQQEFEVTTRSVIPLYSVTYFLTIFFSITTCTRFDCVRNKVWVASFGVITSGLAVLSSFGLLLLCGVPFVVTAANAPFLILGVGVDDMFIMISSWQQTDVMSSVEKRMANTYKEAAVSITITTLTDVLAFYIGIMTTFGSVQSFCIYTGTAILFCFIYNITCFGAFLSLHGRREESNRHWFTCIKVKKPGDGEGFSLYRACCVGGEYDRETSKEIEHPVTGFFRNKYGPFITNIWTKAFIIALYFVYVASSLYGCFQVQEGIDLRNLATDSSYVIPFYDKEDAYFSIFGPRVMVAITEETSYWDSSVRSKIETCMEAFENNSFVNKSFSESWLRVYEKFKPGIDDKNDFIANLTELFRAFPNYEQDLYINSNTIKASRFFIQTVNVITAVDEKDMLNQLREIAKSCEVPVLVYNPIFIYFDQYAVIVQNTVQNILVAAAAMFVISILLIPNPLCVLWVTFAIASIIVGVTGFMAYWQVNLDSISMINLVICIGFSVDFSAHISYAYVSNGSPKANSRVADALHSLGYPILQGGLSTILGVVVLSTAESYIFRTFFKIIFLVITFGMLHGLVFLPVFLTLFGNCDRKCRDNATGNNSNNIYADATNESNSTKCSDLQPRAKDNGSHIN